A genome region from Pirellulales bacterium includes the following:
- a CDS encoding NAD(P)/FAD-dependent oxidoreductase, with product MGDTDAVVIGSGPNGLAAAVALAQQGASVLVLERHDQVGGGTRSAELTLPGFIHDVCSAVHPMGILSPFFRQLPLDQQGLTWIRPAVSVAHPLDDEPAVILRRSVDDTARELGPDAASYRCLIEPLLRNPSGLLSDALAPLGIPRHPIVLLRFGWRGMRTANHLARQFEGTRARALFAGCAGHSILPFDRLPSAAIGLMFLLTGHCEDWPVAAGGSQSIADALASLLVSLGGRIETSRDVRSAADLPPAKVWLFDTDPHQLAALAHDVLPAGYVRRLQRYRYGPGVFKLDWALRRSIPWRDPQCLLASTVHLGGTYEEIAAGEAAVWQGQHPERPYVLVCQQSEFDPQRAPPGQHTGYAYCHVPPHSDVDMTEAIERQIERFAPGFRDCILARHVTTCADLERYNPNYVGGAIAGGAADVYQAFTRPVARMNPYTTPNPRVFICSASTPPGGGVHGMCGYHAAQAAMKKLARYRVSKLHS from the coding sequence ATGGGTGACACCGATGCGGTGGTGATCGGCTCCGGGCCCAACGGGTTGGCCGCCGCGGTCGCCCTAGCGCAGCAGGGGGCATCCGTCCTGGTGCTCGAACGTCACGACCAGGTCGGCGGCGGCACTCGCTCGGCGGAACTCACCCTGCCGGGCTTCATACACGATGTCTGCTCGGCGGTTCATCCGATGGGCATCCTCTCTCCTTTCTTTCGCCAACTCCCGCTGGATCAACAGGGTCTCACTTGGATTCGCCCCGCGGTCTCCGTGGCGCATCCTCTCGATGACGAACCGGCGGTCATCTTGCGACGCAGCGTCGACGATACCGCGCGTGAGCTGGGTCCGGATGCGGCCAGTTATCGATGCTTGATCGAGCCGCTGTTGCGCAATCCCAGCGGTCTGCTCAGTGACGCGCTCGCACCGCTCGGCATCCCGCGGCATCCGATCGTCCTGTTGCGCTTTGGCTGGCGCGGCATGCGCACGGCGAACCACTTGGCACGTCAATTCGAGGGCACGCGGGCTCGCGCTCTCTTCGCCGGCTGCGCGGGACACTCGATCCTCCCCTTCGATCGGCTACCATCGGCCGCCATCGGCTTGATGTTCCTCTTGACCGGACATTGCGAAGACTGGCCCGTCGCGGCAGGCGGTTCGCAGTCGATTGCCGATGCGCTCGCAAGCCTGCTGGTTTCACTGGGGGGCCGCATCGAGACGAGTCGCGACGTGCGCTCCGCGGCCGATCTTCCGCCGGCCAAGGTGTGGCTCTTCGATACCGATCCGCATCAACTGGCGGCCCTTGCTCACGACGTCCTGCCGGCCGGCTATGTGCGACGATTGCAGCGTTATCGCTACGGCCCCGGTGTCTTCAAGCTCGATTGGGCGCTGCGCCGTTCCATCCCCTGGCGCGATCCTCAATGCCTGCTCGCGTCGACCGTCCACCTGGGAGGCACGTACGAAGAGATCGCCGCGGGCGAGGCCGCCGTCTGGCAGGGACAGCATCCCGAGCGGCCGTATGTCCTGGTGTGTCAGCAGAGCGAATTCGATCCCCAGCGTGCCCCGCCCGGTCAGCACACCGGCTATGCCTATTGCCACGTTCCACCCCATTCGGACGTCGACATGACCGAGGCGATCGAACGGCAGATCGAGCGCTTCGCGCCGGGCTTTCGCGATTGCATCCTTGCGCGACACGTCACGACCTGCGCCGATCTGGAACGTTACAACCCGAACTATGTCGGCGGCGCCATCGCCGGTGGCGCCGCCGATGTGTACCAGGCTTTCACCAGGCCCGTCGCGCGAATGAATCCCTACACCACGCCGAACCCACGGGTCTTCATCTGTTCGGCGTCCACACCGCCGGGGGGTGGTGTACACGGCATGTGCGGCTACCACGCCGCGCAAGCCGCGATGAAAAAGCTCGCCAGATATCGCGTCTCGAAGCTGCACTCGTAA
- a CDS encoding DUF3556 domain-containing protein, whose protein sequence is MAVDHDLSPFAPSEWAKKDYTERVRTASQVYLARGLGYRLRDYGFHAAKVVLFVAGWMFFCRWTPGLGTLANFTQWIFEPTAFQKAILWASLVEVTGFGCMSGPLGLKVWPPFTACLHFLRPGTTKLAPFPRLPLFGGTTRSIWDASLYAGLVIALVVCLLQEHVESSYLLAVVVLFVLAGLGDKTIWLAGRVEQHFAMILCFLFAGNWIAGVKWVQLAIWFWAGVSKLTPAFPYVVSIMAANNSLVKSQHMRQRMFVDPPDELGPSRVARTMAFLGGFLEFATPITLLFVTHEGPLLYLGLTFALMLHGFILSNLPIAAVFEWNVLNIYAAFFLFAGHPEVSLFDIGSVPLTIYLLVALVVLPLAGNLFPAWVSFLVSMRYYAGNWAWNAWLFRDESYHKLERLKRAAPLLLEQQSRALPPDEAVRADATLLAFRALHLQGRALGQLLPQAIGPLPFQRFTYADGETVAGSVLGWNFGEGHLADERLLAAIQEQCGFEEGELRVICVEAQPLFGSTLHWRINDAKRGLLSEGYLSIHDLAERKPWDCGPVAANDRGAYG, encoded by the coding sequence ATGGCAGTCGATCACGATCTCTCTCCCTTCGCGCCCAGCGAATGGGCCAAGAAGGACTACACCGAGCGCGTCCGCACGGCGTCGCAAGTCTATCTCGCGCGCGGCCTGGGCTACCGACTGCGCGATTACGGTTTCCACGCCGCCAAGGTCGTGCTCTTCGTCGCCGGCTGGATGTTCTTCTGCCGCTGGACACCGGGGCTCGGCACGCTGGCCAACTTCACGCAGTGGATCTTCGAGCCGACAGCTTTTCAAAAAGCGATCCTCTGGGCCAGCCTGGTCGAAGTCACCGGCTTCGGCTGCATGAGTGGTCCGCTCGGGCTGAAGGTCTGGCCTCCCTTTACGGCCTGCCTCCATTTTCTCCGGCCGGGCACGACCAAGCTGGCTCCCTTTCCCCGCCTGCCCCTCTTCGGTGGCACGACGCGAAGCATCTGGGACGCGAGCCTCTACGCCGGGCTGGTGATCGCGCTCGTCGTATGCCTGCTGCAGGAGCACGTGGAAAGTTCCTACTTGCTGGCCGTGGTCGTTCTCTTCGTGCTGGCCGGCCTGGGTGACAAAACGATCTGGCTCGCCGGTCGCGTCGAGCAGCACTTCGCGATGATTCTTTGCTTTCTGTTCGCCGGCAACTGGATTGCGGGGGTCAAGTGGGTGCAACTGGCCATCTGGTTCTGGGCCGGCGTGTCGAAGCTGACGCCGGCCTTTCCCTACGTCGTCTCGATCATGGCCGCGAACAACTCGTTGGTGAAAAGCCAGCACATGCGCCAACGTATGTTCGTCGATCCCCCCGACGAACTGGGCCCCTCGCGCGTGGCGCGCACGATGGCGTTCCTCGGTGGATTCCTCGAGTTTGCCACCCCCATCACCTTGCTCTTCGTCACGCACGAGGGGCCCCTGCTCTATCTCGGGCTGACGTTTGCTCTCATGCTGCACGGATTCATCCTCAGCAATCTCCCCATCGCGGCGGTCTTCGAGTGGAATGTGCTCAACATCTACGCGGCCTTTTTTCTCTTTGCCGGCCATCCCGAGGTGAGTCTGTTCGACATCGGGTCGGTCCCGCTGACGATCTATCTGCTGGTGGCGCTGGTGGTGTTACCGCTGGCGGGCAATCTGTTTCCCGCCTGGGTCTCGTTCCTGGTTTCGATGCGCTATTACGCGGGCAACTGGGCCTGGAACGCGTGGCTGTTTCGCGACGAGAGTTACCACAAGCTCGAGCGGCTGAAACGCGCCGCCCCCTTGTTGCTCGAACAGCAGTCTCGAGCGCTGCCCCCCGATGAAGCTGTGCGGGCCGACGCCACGCTGCTGGCGTTTCGCGCGTTGCACCTGCAGGGACGCGCCTTGGGACAACTGCTCCCACAAGCGATCGGCCCCCTCCCCTTTCAACGCTTCACCTACGCCGATGGCGAAACGGTGGCCGGCTCGGTGCTCGGTTGGAATTTCGGAGAAGGCCACCTGGCCGATGAAAGGCTCTTGGCGGCGATTCAAGAACAGTGCGGCTTCGAAGAGGGAGAGTTGCGCGTCATCTGCGTCGAAGCGCAGCCGCTCTTCGGTTCGACGCTGCATTGGCGCATCAACGACGCCAAACGTGGCCTGCTCTCGGAAGGCTACCTCTCGATTCACGACCTCGCCGAGCGAAAGCCCTGGGATTGCGGCCCCGTCGCGGCCAACGATCGAGGCGCGTATGGGTGA
- a CDS encoding c-type cytochrome codes for MFACRSLAVVLALALLVVATLFGTSASGAEPSEPQDIFLGIKPDANQGYEAITNMMRDRGARGMFKVDDLDRLWQVWEEEERAKAEQADPAERRRLTFERYGWVKQPGDETPNIPFGFTELDDGGLVTNCFSCHAGKVAGVTMPGVGNTHVDLTTLFVDLKRLRTLDAGKDPAKVNETLALGMVANYHKGFTNAVIFEVLEWVQANLDVTIRVAKDPDMLLHHDMNPPAWWTTKKKTRLYTDAFAPKTPRQNMPFARARGSSKDWEEKWHALEPQFVHVYQYIEEMESPKYPYEIDASLASQGRLLFNETCASCHGTYGEGGEYPNVIVPIEDVGTDPVRLHAVSKENREWDNKTWLQYNGEHPVWLESKGYLAPPLDGVWASAPYFHNGAAPTLNAVMNPTERPKVWKRTEDGYDQVNVGLEVEVFDAVPEGLSPRHRRMYYDTSHVGNSAQGHPYPDQLNAQEKRAVIEYLKTL; via the coding sequence ATGTTTGCCTGCAGGTCTCTAGCCGTCGTTTTGGCCCTGGCTCTGCTCGTTGTGGCAACCCTCTTCGGAACGTCGGCCTCGGGCGCCGAGCCGAGCGAGCCGCAGGATATCTTCCTGGGGATCAAGCCCGACGCCAACCAAGGCTACGAGGCCATCACCAACATGATGCGCGATCGCGGCGCACGCGGCATGTTCAAGGTGGACGATCTCGATCGCTTGTGGCAGGTCTGGGAGGAAGAAGAGCGCGCGAAAGCCGAGCAGGCCGATCCCGCCGAACGGCGCCGCCTGACCTTCGAGCGCTACGGCTGGGTGAAACAGCCGGGCGACGAGACGCCGAACATCCCCTTCGGCTTCACCGAGCTCGACGACGGCGGGCTCGTCACGAATTGCTTCTCGTGTCATGCGGGCAAGGTCGCCGGCGTGACGATGCCAGGTGTCGGCAATACCCACGTCGATCTCACTACCTTGTTCGTCGATCTGAAGCGACTCCGCACTCTCGACGCCGGCAAAGACCCCGCGAAAGTCAACGAGACACTCGCGCTGGGCATGGTCGCCAACTACCACAAAGGCTTCACTAACGCGGTGATCTTCGAGGTACTCGAGTGGGTACAAGCCAACCTCGACGTAACGATCCGCGTGGCGAAGGACCCCGATATGCTGCTCCATCACGACATGAATCCGCCGGCGTGGTGGACCACGAAGAAGAAGACCCGCCTTTATACCGACGCGTTCGCCCCGAAAACTCCTCGCCAGAACATGCCCTTTGCCCGAGCGCGCGGTAGCAGCAAAGACTGGGAAGAGAAGTGGCACGCCCTGGAGCCGCAGTTCGTACACGTTTACCAGTACATCGAAGAGATGGAATCGCCTAAGTATCCCTACGAAATCGATGCCAGCCTCGCCAGCCAGGGACGCCTGCTCTTCAACGAAACCTGTGCCTCCTGCCACGGCACCTATGGCGAAGGGGGAGAATACCCGAACGTCATCGTGCCGATCGAAGACGTGGGCACCGACCCGGTGCGGCTGCACGCCGTCTCGAAAGAGAATCGCGAATGGGACAACAAGACGTGGCTGCAGTACAACGGCGAGCATCCCGTCTGGTTGGAATCGAAGGGCTACCTGGCGCCTCCGCTCGACGGCGTTTGGGCCTCGGCGCCTTACTTTCATAACGGGGCCGCGCCGACGCTTAACGCGGTGATGAATCCCACCGAGAGGCCCAAGGTCTGGAAACGCACCGAAGATGGCTACGACCAGGTGAACGTCGGCCTCGAAGTGGAGGTGTTCGATGCCGTCCCCGAGGGGCTCTCGCCGCGCCACCGCCGCATGTACTACGATACCTCGCACGTTGGCAATAGTGCCCAGGGGCACCCTTACCCCGATCAACTCAATGCCCAAGAGAAGCGCGCGGTCATCGAGTATCTGAAAACGCTCTAA
- a CDS encoding TetR family transcriptional regulator, protein MRTKWQRARRQEQREERVTAILDAAAKLFERSDFDGVSMAAIGRQVRLAQASIYGYFDTKEALFLALCLREVEAWCSTAVAGLQQLQRPDAAGIAGCLTEALRAHRHILRLHAIASPVLERIAATDRGTAEFGRAFRLSLGRIVAAISEACPALAGGKAIAFMYQHQALASGLFTMAPGAAAADGDAALKFLDLDYFTLFERTLRHLLEALMDDPAADWPLARGDAAPRKNTRST, encoded by the coding sequence ATGCGGACGAAATGGCAAAGAGCGCGGCGGCAAGAGCAGCGAGAGGAGCGCGTGACGGCGATTCTCGACGCGGCGGCAAAGCTCTTCGAACGCAGCGACTTCGACGGCGTCTCGATGGCCGCGATCGGTCGCCAGGTGCGGCTTGCCCAGGCGAGCATCTACGGCTATTTCGATACGAAAGAGGCTTTGTTCCTCGCCTTGTGCCTGCGCGAGGTCGAGGCCTGGTGCTCTACCGCCGTGGCGGGCCTGCAACAGCTACAGCGCCCTGATGCCGCCGGGATAGCCGGCTGTCTTACCGAGGCGTTGCGGGCACATCGGCACATCTTGCGGTTGCATGCGATCGCCAGTCCCGTGCTGGAGCGAATCGCCGCCACGGACCGTGGGACGGCCGAGTTCGGCCGTGCGTTCCGCCTGTCCTTGGGGCGCATCGTCGCGGCCATTTCCGAGGCTTGTCCCGCGCTGGCAGGGGGCAAGGCGATCGCGTTCATGTACCAACACCAGGCGCTGGCCTCGGGGTTGTTCACCATGGCGCCGGGGGCGGCCGCGGCAGACGGCGACGCCGCGCTGAAATTCCTCGATCTCGACTACTTCACGCTGTTCGAGCGGACACTGCGCCATCTGCTCGAGGCGCTGATGGACGATCCGGCTGCCGACTGGCCCTTGGCCCGTGGCGACGCTGCCCCACGGAAAAACACCAGATCGACCTAG
- a CDS encoding DUF697 domain-containing protein, whose protein sequence is MFKSFWNLLSERVLTPQVTSADSEELLRRASVALPRPVIWLLGKTQSGKTSIIRAMTGSTQAEIGSGFRPCTRTSQFYPFPNEEECFLRFLDTRGLGEVSYDPSQDLEYCQDQAHLLMVVVRAMDHALEGLLDAVRTIRRQKPDWPLLIVQTALHDGYLEGAGHPLPYPFAQQPWPATVPADLARSLASQHEQFADLHGRFVAVDFTLPEDGLSPEFYGLEELWEAIEAELPLGLQGMLRQQPGLQQELFTLHFKKARPHVIAYSLAAAAAGAVPLPVVSLPSVVAVQAKMFHTIASIYKQPLNSKVMSELGGALGVGVTAHFAVRMMGRSLLAMIPVIGTATAAVYTAAATYALGCTLCWYFAQKRNGLIPSPEMLRGFYGQELAEGRRLFKEYLQARPRSTTP, encoded by the coding sequence ATGTTCAAATCTTTCTGGAATCTGCTCTCGGAGCGAGTGCTTACTCCGCAGGTCACCTCGGCCGATTCGGAAGAACTGCTGCGCCGGGCGAGTGTGGCACTGCCGCGGCCCGTGATCTGGTTGCTCGGCAAGACTCAGTCGGGCAAGACGTCGATCATTCGCGCGATGACCGGTAGCACGCAGGCCGAGATCGGCAGCGGATTTCGCCCCTGCACGCGGACCTCGCAGTTCTATCCCTTTCCGAACGAGGAAGAATGTTTCCTCCGTTTTCTGGATACGCGTGGGCTGGGGGAAGTCAGCTACGATCCTTCGCAGGATCTGGAATACTGCCAGGACCAGGCTCATCTGCTGATGGTGGTGGTGCGCGCGATGGATCACGCGCTGGAGGGCCTGCTCGACGCCGTCCGTACGATTCGCCGTCAGAAGCCGGATTGGCCCCTGCTCATTGTGCAAACGGCTCTGCACGACGGTTATCTGGAGGGAGCAGGGCACCCGTTGCCGTATCCATTCGCACAACAGCCCTGGCCGGCGACGGTGCCGGCCGATCTGGCTCGTTCGCTGGCTTCGCAGCATGAGCAGTTCGCCGACCTGCATGGTCGCTTCGTGGCGGTCGACTTCACCTTGCCTGAAGATGGCTTGTCGCCCGAGTTCTATGGCCTGGAGGAGCTTTGGGAAGCCATCGAGGCGGAGTTGCCGCTCGGCCTGCAGGGCATGTTGCGTCAACAGCCGGGGTTGCAGCAAGAGCTCTTTACGTTGCACTTCAAGAAGGCGCGCCCCCATGTTATCGCTTACTCCCTGGCGGCTGCGGCGGCCGGGGCCGTGCCGTTGCCGGTCGTCAGCTTGCCTTCGGTCGTGGCGGTGCAGGCGAAGATGTTCCACACGATCGCCTCGATCTATAAGCAACCGCTGAACTCGAAGGTCATGAGCGAGCTGGGGGGGGCGTTAGGCGTGGGGGTGACCGCGCACTTCGCCGTGCGGATGATGGGGCGTTCGCTCCTGGCGATGATTCCCGTCATTGGAACCGCTACGGCGGCGGTCTACACCGCGGCGGCCACTTATGCGCTCGGTTGTACGCTCTGCTGGTACTTCGCGCAGAAGCGAAACGGCCTGATCCCCAGCCCAGAAATGCTACGAGGATTTTATGGACAGGAACTTGCCGAAGGCCGGCGTCTGTTCAAAGAATACTTGCAGGCACGCCCTCGTTCGACCACGCCTTAG
- a CDS encoding GTPase domain-containing protein produces the protein MNSLQLKLALRVAVFGLPYLLLMSVGGLWLYEQGLILPFALGSIALAALGWVLLWWLESRPTPPRSTPPPSETWPEAGQKAWSEVERLRIQVEAVPPPFDQANAWVELFGQVFEVVARQFHPQSQQPALEVSAAEALRVAELVARDLRTFLQEQVPGSDRITIHNIQRVLQWRPLAQQLAGGAYNVYRLARLVINPPAALANEAKTALLGGDIANVVADLPRMAAGYVVRQTGQYAIQLYSGQMSLADAEWTEFGADKPIRMVILGQTKAGKSSLINALFGRIKAATDVLPCTDSITPYVLGREDLPQAIVLDTIGLAGKGDAQARQKLDAEIARCDLIVLVSSANNAARDVDHALLEEVRQRFAALPRRAAPPVVVALSHIDRVRPINEWRPPYDFLQGESAKERNVREAVDTVSQDLQVSRDLIVPVCLREDSVYNVEEGLVPLFMQVLPDTERAKLLRLLMDARDAEQRQALTRQLVNAGLSLAQLGAYVVRNKLRPASR, from the coding sequence ATGAATTCTCTCCAACTCAAATTGGCCCTGCGCGTGGCGGTCTTCGGACTTCCCTACTTGCTGTTGATGTCCGTGGGTGGACTGTGGCTGTACGAGCAGGGCCTGATTCTGCCCTTCGCGCTGGGATCGATCGCCCTGGCGGCGCTCGGCTGGGTGCTGTTGTGGTGGCTGGAATCGCGCCCGACGCCGCCGCGTTCCACCCCGCCGCCGAGCGAGACCTGGCCCGAAGCGGGTCAAAAGGCCTGGTCCGAAGTCGAGCGGCTGCGGATTCAAGTCGAGGCGGTTCCGCCGCCGTTCGACCAAGCGAATGCCTGGGTCGAGTTGTTTGGACAGGTGTTTGAAGTCGTTGCCCGGCAGTTTCATCCCCAGTCGCAGCAGCCGGCGCTCGAGGTTTCTGCCGCCGAGGCGCTGCGCGTGGCGGAGCTCGTGGCGCGCGATCTGCGCACGTTTCTTCAGGAGCAGGTGCCCGGTTCCGATCGGATCACGATTCATAACATCCAGCGCGTGCTGCAATGGCGTCCCTTGGCGCAGCAACTTGCTGGCGGCGCGTACAATGTCTATCGGCTGGCTCGGCTGGTCATCAATCCGCCGGCGGCCCTGGCCAATGAGGCCAAGACGGCGCTCTTGGGAGGAGATATTGCCAACGTCGTGGCCGACTTGCCCCGTATGGCGGCGGGCTATGTCGTGCGTCAAACGGGTCAGTATGCCATTCAACTCTATAGCGGACAGATGTCGCTGGCGGACGCCGAGTGGACCGAATTCGGCGCGGACAAACCGATTCGCATGGTCATCCTGGGCCAGACCAAGGCGGGCAAGTCGAGCCTGATCAATGCCTTGTTTGGGCGGATCAAGGCCGCCACCGACGTGCTCCCTTGTACCGATTCGATCACGCCCTACGTGCTGGGACGTGAGGATCTTCCGCAAGCGATCGTGCTCGATACGATCGGATTGGCGGGCAAGGGAGACGCCCAGGCCCGCCAGAAGCTCGATGCGGAGATCGCCCGTTGCGACCTGATCGTGCTCGTCTCGTCGGCGAATAATGCGGCCCGTGATGTGGATCATGCCTTGTTGGAGGAAGTTCGGCAGCGTTTTGCTGCCTTGCCTCGTCGCGCGGCGCCCCCAGTGGTTGTCGCGCTGTCGCACATCGATCGCGTTCGGCCGATCAACGAGTGGCGACCGCCGTACGATTTTCTTCAGGGAGAATCGGCCAAGGAACGGAACGTGCGCGAGGCGGTCGATACCGTGTCGCAGGACCTGCAAGTCTCGCGCGACTTGATCGTGCCGGTCTGTCTGAGGGAAGATTCCGTCTACAACGTCGAGGAGGGGCTGGTCCCGCTGTTCATGCAAGTCCTGCCCGACACCGAGCGGGCAAAGTTACTGCGACTGTTGATGGACGCTCGCGACGCGGAACAGCGCCAGGCCTTGACTCGCCAGTTGGTGAACGCGGGCTTGAGCCTGGCTCAACTGGGCGCCTACGTGGTGCGAAATAAGCTGAGGCCGGCATCGCGATAG
- a CDS encoding PSD1 domain-containing protein translates to MFSRFTTAFAVAVGLCLAAVARGTEPVPTPAAESVAFFDSEVKPLLVGHCLKCHGGTGKAKGGLFLTSRDEILKGGDSGPAVSLDSPHESLLLEAVNYTGFEMPPSGKLGDEQIAVLTKWIDLGLPWGSERELAPRSTDDDHGPPAVDETSKAFWSFQPVERPATPEIVDPWVRTPIDAFVLAKLQQAGLRPAPVADKAALLRRAYYDLIGLPPSPEQVEAFLADPAPDAFERVVDELLESPHYGERWGRHWLDLVRYAETNSYERDGPKPFVWRYRDYVIQSLNNDKPYDQFLTEQLAGDELDTITRDSLIATGYYRLGIWQDEPVDPEQELFEDLDDLVRTTGEVFLGLTIGCARCHDHKLDPLPQADYYRLLAFFRNVRRFGVRSQESIDEASVRTLTSEEESRRNEEQIARHKQQQKEVRAALEKLNEQIEAGLVGVERDDWKTEAMRVDIARKKIGEILSQEEFDRYAELTATSEELARFRPAGLEKALCVKEHGRESPPTHVLVRGNAHATAAEVEPGFPSVLSPPEPQIALPAEGIASTGRRRALAQWIASADNPLTARVMVNRIWHYHFGRGIVRSTSDFGFQGLRPTHPELLNWLASEFVDQEWRLKPLHKLIMLSSTYQMSSQSNEQALSVDPLNDLLWRFDMRRLSAEEIRDSVLAVNGSLNLSAMFGPSIYVKIPKEVLAGQSMPGAGWGKSSPADQARRSIYIHAKRSLAVPLLASFDGPDSDASCPARFITTQPTQALGMLNSSFVQEQAEGFAGYLRERAGEDLREQVSLALRRLFQRQPTPEEIERGMNLIATLQQKYHLSPETALKQFCVAAYNLNEFVYLD, encoded by the coding sequence ATGTTCAGTCGCTTTACTACTGCGTTCGCCGTGGCAGTGGGCCTCTGTCTGGCGGCGGTCGCGCGCGGGACCGAACCCGTTCCGACTCCCGCTGCCGAGTCGGTGGCGTTTTTCGACAGCGAAGTTAAACCGCTGCTCGTGGGGCATTGCCTGAAGTGCCATGGCGGCACTGGCAAGGCCAAGGGGGGGCTCTTCCTCACGAGTCGCGACGAGATTCTCAAGGGGGGCGATTCGGGACCGGCCGTGTCGCTCGATTCGCCGCACGAAAGCCTGCTGCTCGAGGCGGTCAACTATACCGGGTTCGAAATGCCCCCGAGCGGTAAGCTGGGCGACGAGCAGATTGCCGTGCTCACGAAGTGGATCGACCTGGGACTTCCGTGGGGTAGCGAACGCGAGCTGGCGCCGCGCTCGACCGATGATGACCATGGCCCCCCCGCGGTGGACGAAACGTCGAAGGCCTTCTGGTCGTTTCAGCCGGTAGAGCGCCCCGCGACACCGGAGATCGTCGATCCCTGGGTACGAACTCCGATCGATGCCTTTGTGCTGGCGAAATTGCAGCAGGCCGGTTTACGGCCGGCACCGGTAGCCGATAAAGCGGCTTTACTGCGACGCGCTTATTACGACCTGATTGGCTTGCCTCCTTCGCCCGAGCAGGTCGAGGCATTCCTGGCCGATCCCGCGCCCGACGCCTTCGAACGAGTGGTCGACGAGTTGCTCGAGTCGCCCCATTACGGCGAGCGCTGGGGAAGGCACTGGCTCGATCTGGTGCGCTATGCGGAAACGAACAGCTACGAACGGGATGGACCAAAACCGTTCGTCTGGCGCTATCGCGACTACGTCATCCAGTCGCTCAACAACGACAAGCCGTACGATCAGTTCCTCACCGAACAACTGGCGGGCGATGAACTCGACACCATCACGCGCGATTCGCTCATCGCCACTGGCTACTATCGCCTCGGTATCTGGCAGGACGAGCCGGTCGATCCCGAGCAGGAATTGTTCGAAGACCTGGACGATCTCGTGCGGACCACGGGCGAAGTCTTTTTGGGTCTGACGATCGGTTGTGCGCGGTGTCACGATCACAAGCTCGACCCGCTGCCCCAGGCCGACTATTACCGCTTGCTGGCGTTCTTTCGCAACGTGCGCCGCTTTGGCGTGCGCTCGCAGGAAAGCATCGACGAGGCCTCGGTCCGCACGCTGACCAGCGAGGAGGAGAGCCGCCGCAACGAAGAACAGATCGCGCGTCACAAGCAGCAGCAGAAGGAAGTGCGTGCCGCGCTCGAGAAGCTCAACGAGCAGATCGAAGCGGGGCTCGTGGGAGTCGAGCGAGACGACTGGAAGACCGAGGCGATGCGCGTCGACATCGCCAGGAAGAAAATCGGCGAGATCCTCTCGCAGGAAGAGTTCGATCGTTACGCGGAGTTGACCGCGACGTCGGAAGAGCTGGCCAGGTTCCGCCCGGCAGGACTCGAAAAGGCCCTGTGCGTGAAAGAGCATGGCCGCGAAAGCCCTCCGACGCATGTCCTGGTGCGGGGCAATGCGCATGCCACTGCAGCCGAGGTCGAGCCAGGATTTCCTTCAGTCCTCTCGCCGCCTGAGCCGCAGATTGCGCTTCCGGCCGAAGGTATCGCCTCGACGGGGCGCCGCCGCGCGCTTGCGCAATGGATCGCCAGCGCCGACAACCCGCTCACGGCGCGCGTCATGGTGAACCGCATCTGGCATTACCATTTCGGCCGCGGCATCGTGCGGTCGACCAGCGACTTTGGTTTTCAGGGCCTTCGGCCGACGCATCCCGAGTTGCTCAATTGGCTCGCGTCAGAGTTCGTGGACCAGGAGTGGCGGCTCAAGCCTCTGCACAAGCTGATCATGCTCTCCAGCACGTATCAGATGTCGTCGCAGTCGAACGAGCAGGCGTTGTCCGTCGATCCGTTGAACGACCTGTTGTGGCGATTCGACATGCGGCGGCTTTCGGCCGAGGAGATTCGCGATTCGGTGCTGGCCGTCAACGGCAGCCTGAACCTCTCCGCCATGTTTGGTCCCAGCATATACGTGAAGATTCCCAAGGAAGTGCTCGCGGGCCAGTCGATGCCCGGCGCCGGCTGGGGAAAATCATCTCCGGCCGATCAAGCGCGGCGCAGCATTTACATTCATGCGAAGCGATCGCTGGCCGTGCCGCTGTTGGCCAGCTTCGACGGACCCGATAGCGACGCGAGCTGCCCGGCAAGGTTCATTACCACCCAGCCGACGCAGGCCCTGGGCATGCTGAACAGCTCCTTCGTCCAGGAACAGGCCGAGGGCTTTGCCGGCTATCTTCGCGAGCGAGCTGGTGAGGACCTGCGAGAACAGGTGTCGCTCGCGCTGCGGCGTCTGTTTCAGCGTCAGCCGACGCCGGAAGAGATCGAGCGAGGAATGAATCTGATCGCGACGCTCCAACAGAAATATCATTTGTCGCCTGAGACGGCACTCAAGCAATTCTGCGTCGCGGCGTACAACCTGAACGAATTCGTCTATCTGGATTGA